One Actinomadura viridis genomic region harbors:
- a CDS encoding CBS domain-containing protein yields MRRPTVRQVMTSEVVSVRPGTPFRQVVSTLAEHRISGVPVVDDDGGVVGVVTEADLLRKEEEAAVGAGARRRTILPGLARATRFRGDAGTAGEVMTAPAVTTTPDATIVEAGRTLSEHGFKRLPVVDPEGRLVGVVSRADLLRVFLKPDAQIHEEVIHEIVIQSLWLDPAMVEADVRDGVVTLRGRVSRASLVPLAERLTASIDGVVDVVNRLDYDEDDTVPAHGRHRR; encoded by the coding sequence GACCTCCGAGGTGGTGTCCGTACGTCCGGGCACCCCGTTCCGGCAGGTCGTCTCCACGCTCGCCGAGCACCGGATCAGCGGCGTGCCCGTGGTCGACGACGACGGCGGGGTCGTGGGCGTGGTCACCGAGGCCGACCTGCTCCGCAAGGAGGAGGAGGCGGCGGTCGGCGCCGGGGCGCGCCGCCGGACGATCCTGCCCGGGCTCGCGCGGGCGACGCGGTTCAGGGGTGACGCGGGGACGGCCGGGGAGGTGATGACCGCCCCGGCGGTGACCACCACACCGGACGCCACGATCGTGGAGGCGGGGCGCACGCTGTCCGAGCACGGGTTCAAGCGGCTGCCGGTGGTGGACCCGGAGGGCCGGCTCGTGGGCGTGGTCAGCCGCGCCGACCTGCTGCGGGTCTTCCTCAAGCCGGACGCCCAGATCCACGAGGAGGTCATCCACGAGATCGTCATCCAGAGCCTGTGGCTGGACCCGGCGATGGTGGAGGCCGACGTGCGCGACGGCGTGGTGACCCTGCGGGGGCGGGTCTCCCGGGCGAGCCTCGTCCCGCTCGCCGAACGGCTGACGGCCTCGATCGACGGCGTGGTGGACGTGGTCAACCGGCTGGACTACGACGAGGACGACACCGTCCCCGCGCACGGCCGGCACCGGCGATGA